tacagtacatacatacagagaatttaaattgcgttactctcagacccatggtgcatacagataacactaacagtagagcctaaaaatccagatagatacagatcaaatataaaatacaactatacaaataagggcatgtaaaaaaaaaaaataataataaaaagttaaataaagcagcgcaagtcacatggcagatagagtgcaaaccagtgaagtgaacaaacagtgcagataaaaagattgtagtgcaaaaaaacttattcagtctgattaaagtgacaaagggctcagagagcagttcttttatctAAACTGACTGTAGAggtattttaattatgattaaagTCACAAAGGGCTCAGAAAGAGTTTTTttatgctgcacaaagtgactggtgcatgtcaccgTATGTGGGatctgtgggggggggggtgcctgaggcagaagagggaagggagGGCATGTTCGGGAGCGATTTCaacttcctgacagcctgatgaatgaagctgtccttcaatCTGCTGGTCCTcacctggagactccgcagtctcctccctgatggcagcagactgaagaagcttttgtcttctccacgttcaaaaagagattgttgtcactgcaccaccatTACTAAttaaaacttaagttttgatgtatttacagtaggaaatttacaaaatatcttcatgtagcattatctttacttaatatcctaatgatttttggcataaaagaaaaatcaataattgtaatgtattgttggctattgctacaaatataccccagcggcttaagactgcttttgtgctccagggtcacacgtCATATCACCATTTAAATGTAATAGTTACCAAAGCATGTTTTATGTCTCCTCAGGGGCACACATATGTGAACACCACAGGTCTGCTGGAGCAGCACAGCCCAAGTTTTTTAGAAGTTCCTGCAGAACTGAATGTCTCTTTATCAGACGGAGAAGAAGCCGTTCCTCAAGAGGCCCCTGATCCCGGCCCTCGTGTGCAGCTGGAGCCTGAAGGTGCTCGCTTTGTGTTGGACCCAACTCCAGTGCAGAGACAGAGGCAGAGAGAGGCCAGCTTGTCAGGAGAGCAGTGTCCCAGGAGCAGCTCGGCCCAGAACTCAAATGGGATTGTGGTTTCACACCCAAGCGGCACAGACGCTAGCGACAGTGCTAGATCCGATGAAACCTCTAACGGTGCTCCGGAGAACTTCACTGTCTCTCGCCGCCGCGCTCCTCTCACTCCCGACGCCAACGTCAACAACTCAGCCCAGCGGAGGACGGCTCTGCTGGACTACGAGAACCTCCCCGCCCTGCCGCCTCTGAGAGAGCACCCCAAGGGCAACTCCGAAGACGAGGACAGGGAAGAGGCTGTCAACGGTTTCCACAACCATCGACAGCACAGCCCCGACCCCACTCACTACTACATCAACACCGAGAACGTGACCGCACCCCTCAGTGCTAACAAGCTGGAGTCGGCCCGCTGGCGGGATCGCTCCGCGCCAACCTTTTTCAACTTCGACTTCCGCCGCCCCTGTTTGGAATCTCACAGACTGAACTACATCGAGGTGGAGACCGAGACGGAGAACTCCAGCAACCCTCAGACCCCAAAGACGCCCACTTCGCCGCTTCCCCAGACGCCCACACGCAGGACAGAGTTGTACGCAGTCATTGACGTGGAGCGCACGGCTGCCATGTCCAGCCTGCAGAAAGCACTGCCCCGTTACGACGGTACCTCCAGGAAAACCCGCCATAACAGTGTTGATCTGCCCATGTGAACACTCCTCAAACTTCACCAGGTCATTCCAAAGGCAGgtggacttgtttttttttttttttttttttttttttttttttttttttttttttcactcctcaAACTTCACCAGGTCATTCCAAAGGCAGGTGGACTTGGTATTAGGGTTGCAAGGGGTGGTAAATTTGGGGAGTTTTTAGGATTTCTGGAATGTTTCCGAAGGTACGGGAAAAtgtccacctttttgcaaccctactttatattagggctgtgaaaataaatcaatgcattgcGAATCAAGAAAccgattctgagattttctgaatgcatcgcgattctttctTGAGTCAATTCTGAGCTTGGTTTTGAACAGCagatgctttagaaacagccgtactctgctcgtttccaaatccttacacacacttgaacctaatATAATCATTGATAAAAGTCGTAAAGGTTGCAGCGAATTACAAtggtgttcacagtgggctgtttaCATTACATAATCTCGCATCATAAAAGCACTCTGTGCCGAGGTGAAATTGCATGACTCAGCCGAACACACAAGCTCTCTTCAGTGCTCTTCTTCATTAGCATTTGAGTGTGCGGATAAAAACTAGAGTAGagcaccatctgctgttaaaatctgaGCTCAGAATCAATTtgagagaatcgcgatgcattcggaAGATCTCAGAATTGATCCACGAATtgattctgcatcgatttatcGTCCCAGCCCTACTTGATATCACAGAAGTGGTTTTATTTGTAATGCTCGTAGGGATTTGATGTAGTTAAAAGAGTGCCTTTCTGTCTCATGTTGGCTTGAGAAATTTAACAGAGGAGCCCGCCATATACCTTCATTTTATTCCTATGGTAATATACTACTACTTTTCTTACACTCATTTTTCAGtgcctgtttatttttgttttattatgttaataaCAAGGTTGGACAACATTCCACAGGTCCATTCCATACGGTACAAATCAGTATTactgatcatgtttttttttttgtttgtttttttgcctttatttaccCTTTATCAAGTGActaagttgttttaaaacctgtATCTAAAGATAACTTCACAcactacatttttaatttttggcttcATATAGTAGATTTCAATACGTGGCACAATAAAAGTCTATTTTGTTTCATTGGGGTTATTTGTAGCACATTACATACACTATGATCCCTTTGCCCTGCCATAAACATGCTTTTCATATCCTGACATTATCTGGGTACTGTTTAGCGGGATTGCATTTCCATCTTGTGTCTCTAGTGTCATCAGATGAAGATCCTATTACAGttatccacagaaaaaaaaaataaaaaatggaaacacCTCTTGAACATTGTATCAGAGGAAGTGTAATTtcataaaattgtgtttttcgGCTTTAATGAGTGATCGTAGCATGATCGCAGTTAATCTGGACCatttagggatttttaaaaagagtAGCAGTATTTAATAACTGATATGGAATCGTATGGGTAGCCAACACATAATATTGGGTTAATAAGTTTGGAGTTTGTGGACCACTGAACCAACTGAAGCTTGTTTATGGATATTGTTGGATATCCTGCTGGTAATGTATTACAGTAATCTAGTCTTGAAGCCA
The DNA window shown above is from Cyprinus carpio isolate SPL01 chromosome B25, ASM1834038v1, whole genome shotgun sequence and carries:
- the LOC109077943 gene encoding fibroblast growth factor receptor substrate 2-like, whose product is MNQEPWWLDLGIKWSEEAMGSCFSCPDKESIPDNHQSKFKVVNVDDDGNELGAGVMELTEDELVLRTRKCDAVKWPYLCLRRYGYDSNLFSFESGRRCQTGQGIFAFKCSRAEEIFNMLQDIMHNNSISVVEEPVFEPTLTQAEPELPLTPHTPTTPGNILPTLPNGSLRYPSLGDASSHPSSRHPSVGSTCLPSLGEESTHPLLAAEEAVRGHTYVNTTGLLEQHSPSFLEVPAELNVSLSDGEEAVPQEAPDPGPRVQLEPEGARFVLDPTPVQRQRQREASLSGEQCPRSSSAQNSNGIVVSHPSGTDASDSARSDETSNGAPENFTVSRRRAPLTPDANVNNSAQRRTALLDYENLPALPPLREHPKGNSEDEDREEAVNGFHNHRQHSPDPTHYYINTENVTAPLSANKLESARWRDRSAPTFFNFDFRRPCLESHRLNYIEVETETENSSNPQTPKTPTSPLPQTPTRRTELYAVIDVERTAAMSSLQKALPRYDGTSRKTRHNSVDLPM